One segment of Kogia breviceps isolate mKogBre1 chromosome 14, mKogBre1 haplotype 1, whole genome shotgun sequence DNA contains the following:
- the ANKEF1 gene encoding ankyrin repeat and EF-hand domain-containing protein 1, protein MALADKRLENLQIYKLLQCVRNKDKKQIEKLTRLGYPELINFKDPVNGNSALHLASVSNDIDMVSFLLSLGAHPDVQDGMGCTPTMRAAELGHELSMEILAKAKADMTIVDNEGKGILFYCILPTKRHYRCALIALEHGADVNNSTYEGKPIFLRACEEAHDVKDVCLTFLEKGANPNAVNSSTGRTALMEASREGVVELVRGILERGGDVNAFDNDRHHAAHFAAKGGYFDILKLLFAYNGDMGLIAMNGNTPLHYAAMGGFADCCKYIAQRGCDLKWKNLEHKTPRALAKKGGFKAASKEIRRAERIANKLARPGAKNPNPRLYLKLHDWSIEHETLLREALSFVDRGDGTVSKEDFVLALEERQDFMSSEQIATIAQLHEKVRGGGVNINDFFNGTKYLSKSYVLGSYGPKKNKKEIAKKAPKGKFVLPLPICIIPDHVFPRRSEGGPPCYMIETYNYVTDCSRFDRDRPPEHPIQDDSAWYIDDPGKVFSNINFVTKEGDLASLKKAFESGIPVDMKDNYYKTPLMTACANGNIDVVKFLLEKGANVNATDNFLWTPLHFACHAGQQDIVELLVKSGAVVDALSINNSTPLSRAIESCRLDTVKYLLDIGAKFQLENRKGHRAMDVAKAYADYRIIGLIKEKLDNLPKPAGNLKTKGKPSLKVKTEGPESEKEEEPLSSMYTVPTIVEKKKMHKDNVVYLNSLITSGYTKKVDITFIPKRIWSPKATTAELIRKRELRRERFSYEVDFDDFMMPFQKHITEKAQALKAAFNT, encoded by the exons ATGGCTTTAGCAGATAAAAGACTTGAGAACCTGCAGATCTACAAACTTCTCCAGTGTGTTCGGAACAAAGACAAGAAGCAGATAGAGAAGCTGACCAGGCTTGGATACCCTGAACTCATCAATTTCAAAGACCCTGTCAATGGAAACAGTGCTCTGCACTTAGCCTCGGTTTCCAATGACATCGATATGGTCAGCTTTCTCCTGAGCCTCGGTGCTCACCCTGATGTGCAAGATGGAATGGGCTGTACTCCGACTATGAGGGCTGCAGAACTCGGCCACGAATTGTCCATGgaaatattagccaaggcaaaggCCGATATGACTATTGTCGATAATGAAGGAAAAG GTATTTTGTTTTACTGCATTTTACCTACTAAGAGGCATTATCGCTGTGCACTGATTGCCTTGGAACATGGTGCAGATGTCAACAATAGTACCTATGAAGGAAAGCCAATATTCCTTAGAGCTTGTGAAGAAGCACATGATGTTAAAGATGTGTGCCTGACATTTTTGGAAAAAGGAGCCAATCCAAATGCTGTCAACTCA TCCACAGGTCGCACGGCTTTAATGGAAGCATCAAGAGAAGGAGTGGTAGAACTAGTTCGAGGGATATTGGAAAGAGGAGGTGATGTGAATGCATTTGACAATGACAGACATCACGCCGCACACTTTGCTGCCAAAGGAGGCTATTTTGAT atattgaagCTTCTTTTTGCCTACAACGGAGACATGGGGCTGATTGCAATGAATGGCAACACACCACTTCATTATGCTGCTATGGGTGGTTTTGCAGATTGCTGTAAATATATAGCTCAGCGAG GATGTGATCTGAAATGGAAGAATTTGGAGCATAAAACGCCGAGGGCCTTGGCTAAGAAAGGCGGCTTTAAAGCAGCCAGCAAAGAAATACGGCGGGCGGAGCGAATCGCTAATAAACTGGCCCGGCCAGGAGCCAAAAATCCGAATCCACGATTGTACCTGAAACTTCACGATTGGTCCATAGAACATGAGACTTTGCTTCGGGAAGCCCTTTCGTTTGTGGACAGGGGCGATGGGACAGTCAGCAAGGAAGACTTTGTGCTGGCGCTGGAGGAGAGGCAAGATTTTATGAGCTCAGAACAGATAGCTACCATAGCTCAACTTCACGAAAAAGTCCGGGGCGGAGGGGTCAACATTAACGATTTCTTTAATGGAACCAAATACTTAAGCAAGTCTTATGTCCTGGGATCCTATGggcctaagaaaaataaaaaagagatagCCAAAAAAGCCCCAAAAGGCAAGTTTGTTTTACCCCTCCCAATCTGCATCATCCCTGACCACGTGTTTCCACGCCGGAGCGAAGGTGGGCCACCTTGTTACATGATTGAAACCTACAATTATGTAACTGATTGCAGTCGCTTTGACCGAGATCGTCCACCCGAACATCCCATTCAGGATGACTCTGCTTGGTACATTGATGATCCAGGGAAGGTCTTTTCAAACATTAATTTTGTCACCAAGGAGGGAGACCTGGCATCTCTGAAAAAGGCATTTGAATCAGGAATACCTGTGGATATGAAGGATAATTATTACAAGACACCCCTAATGACTGCATGTGCCAATGGAAACATAGATGTGGTCAAGTTTCTTCTTGAAAAAGG GGCTAACGTCAATGCAACAGATAATTTTCTGTGGACTCCGCTTCATTTTGCATGCCATGCCGGCCAACAGGATATTGTTGAGCTTCTTGTTAAATCTGGAGCTGTGGTAGATGCCCTTTCAATCAACAACTCAACTCCCTTAAGTAGAGCCATTGAGAGCTGTAGACTGGATACTGTAAAATACCTACTTGATATTGGTGCTAAATTCCAGCTGGAGAACAGAAAAG GGCATAGGGCCATGGATGTTGCAAAGGCTTATGCTGACTATAGAATAATTGGTTTGATTAAGGAAAAGCTGGATAACTTGCCAAAACCAGCaggaaatctaaaaacaaaaggcAAGCCATCGCTTAAAGTGAAGACTGAAGGCCCTGAGAGTGAGAAAGAAGAG GAGCCACTTTCATCAATGTATACTGTACCAACCATAGTGGAGAAAAAGAAGATGCATAAGGATAATGTGGTTTACCTCAATTCATTGATTACCAGTGGTTATACCAAGAAAGTGGATATCACATTTATTCCAAAGAGG atctGGAGTCCCAAAGCCACGACAGCAGAGCTGATCAGGAAGAGGGAACTGCGGCGGGAGCGGTTCTCATACGAGGTAGATTTTGATGACTTCATGATGCCCTTTCAGAAGCATATCACAGAGAAAGCGCAAGCATTGAAAGCTGCCTTCAACACCTAA